Genomic window (Chryseobacterium bernardetii):
CCAGAGCAGAGGAAATTCTTCATAATACAGAAGTACATGGAAATAAGCTGTTGAATAGTTTCTTTTTCAAACTCTGGCACAGCCCGGTTTACAGAAGCTATACACATGGGAAATCTGTGGAATATGAAGACCGTTATCCTGTTTTCCCACAACATGCGGGGGTGAAATTTAAAATGAATTTAAATCCTGATCTTCGGATCAATGAGAATAATAACTTCATAATCCGTCTTACGGGATCTTGTACCGATAACAGATCAGAAAATGAACTCTGGAATGCGCCTTCCGATGTTTTGGTTACCAGAAATCCCGACCATAAAGTAAAAGGAGACATCAATATGATATTTAAAATATCGGAAACAGATAAAAGAATCTTTTCCGTGACAGGGTTTATCGAATTGTATGGAAAAGACCACCACAAGAGAATTGAAATAGGAATTTATGAATTGTAATGAACTATATAAAGTGTACAGGGCTACATCCTGTTCGCTGTTTGGATTTTTTCTATATTTGGGTTTACCAATTATAGAGTTTTATACACCCCATCAACACAAATAAAATAATATGAGTGAAAAACACTTGGTTTGTCAGGGTGCAATCTGTAAGTGCAATTTCGGTACAACACCCGATAAACTTAAAGTAAATACCCAGAGCAGACGTTATATTAACGATAAGGATGGCAAGCAGAAATTAACTGCCACCCATGTAGATATAGGTTCAACTTTTGAGAAAAATACGTTTGGGAACTGTTCTAAAAAGAATAATACTCCTTGTACAGCAGTGGTTACACAATGGAGTGGGTATTATGATAAAATAATTATTGAAGACAATGGAGGAATGGTTTTGCTGGAAGATAGCAAAGCCACCTGCCCGGTTGGTGGTACAGACTGTATTACAATTATTAATCATGGCCAGATTGCAGAATTGGGGCCTCAAAATATGGAAAAAGCAGACCTGGATGTGATGAAAGAGCTTTGCCCTGTACTTTCAGAGCCTCAGCGGCCAAAGCACTCTTTAACTTTTAATATAAGACAGGATCATGGCCAGGATAATAGTCACTAATCATAATATGGATAACAACAGAATTGTTGTTAATTTCGACACGATCAGAGAAGACTCCCTCCACCTTGAAATGGAGCTTATAGAAAGCCCGGCTGCTTCCAAAGCTATTTGGGAGATTTTCAGTAACGGGCATCAGCTTGATACCGGAGATATTACAAAAGGGAATAAAGCAGAGCTTATTGTTTTAAAATCCTATGCCGGATCCCATGAAAGACCCCATCTTTTTACTGTTTCTGCTAAAGATGAACATGGAAATGTTTTGGCTTCCATACAGCTTACCGTAGTAGCCAAGCCTAGAATTACAGAAGCAAAGTGGTGGAACAGCCAAGAAGATAGAGAAGCCTATGAAGTAGGGATCAATAACAACAGTACGGCTTATATAAAAGGAATAGGACTGTATGGACATCC
Coding sequences:
- a CDS encoding DUF4280 domain-containing protein, translating into MSEKHLVCQGAICKCNFGTTPDKLKVNTQSRRYINDKDGKQKLTATHVDIGSTFEKNTFGNCSKKNNTPCTAVVTQWSGYYDKIIIEDNGGMVLLEDSKATCPVGGTDCITIINHGQIAELGPQNMEKADLDVMKELCPVLSEPQRPKHSLTFNIRQDHGQDNSH